One stretch of Paenibacillus sp. FSL R5-0341 DNA includes these proteins:
- the moaA gene encoding GTP 3',8-cyclase MoaA: MESKLMDPFGRVHDYLRISVTDRCNLRCVYCMPEEGMQFEPTERILSYEEITSIVKALAPLGIRKLRLTGGEPLVRKGLDQLIAMLSAIPGIEDIALTTNGIYLAAYADLLKAAGLTRVNISLDSLKPERFATITRGGKVQRVLEGIKASQKVGFHPIKLNVVLMKGVNDDEVEDFLRMTRDEPLHIRFIEYMPIGESGDGWRSGYMPLEHVLETCGARWDYESCGEIYGNGPADSYRIVGAAGTFGLIHPVSSHFCGNCNRLRLTADGNIKPCLYWSDEFNVRPLVGDDKAVQDLFYKALGAKPETHDMLKALNGQQIDGTPTLRHMSQIGG, from the coding sequence ATGGAATCAAAATTAATGGACCCGTTTGGAAGAGTACATGATTATTTGAGAATTTCGGTTACGGATCGTTGTAATCTCCGCTGTGTGTATTGCATGCCTGAGGAAGGAATGCAGTTTGAACCGACAGAACGCATCCTGTCCTATGAAGAAATCACGTCCATCGTTAAGGCGCTTGCTCCACTGGGCATTCGGAAATTGCGTTTGACCGGAGGGGAGCCTCTTGTTCGCAAGGGGCTGGATCAACTGATCGCAATGTTATCCGCTATTCCGGGAATTGAGGACATCGCATTAACAACCAATGGCATCTATTTAGCAGCTTATGCGGATCTGCTGAAGGCTGCGGGACTAACCAGGGTGAACATAAGCCTGGATTCTTTGAAGCCAGAACGATTCGCAACCATTACTCGTGGCGGCAAGGTACAGCGTGTGCTGGAAGGCATTAAGGCCAGCCAAAAGGTCGGATTTCATCCGATCAAGCTGAACGTGGTGCTGATGAAAGGCGTGAACGACGATGAGGTGGAAGATTTTCTGCGGATGACCCGGGATGAACCCCTTCATATTCGTTTTATTGAGTACATGCCTATTGGTGAAAGTGGAGATGGTTGGAGATCAGGGTATATGCCTCTCGAACATGTGCTGGAAACATGTGGAGCACGATGGGATTACGAAAGCTGTGGAGAAATTTATGGGAATGGTCCTGCAGACAGTTATCGCATTGTGGGAGCTGCCGGAACCTTTGGTCTGATTCACCCGGTGAGCAGCCATTTCTGCGGGAATTGCAATCGGCTTAGGCTGACGGCAGACGGTAATATCAAACCTTGTCTCTACTGGTCGGATGAGTTCAATGTTCGTCCACTCGTAGGTGATGACAAGGCAGTGCAGGATTTATTCTACAAGGCGCTCGGAGCCAAACCCGAAACACATGACATGTTAAAAGCCTTAAACGGGCAACAGATCGACGGCACGCCAACGCTGCGACATATGTCGCAAATCGGAGGTTAG
- a CDS encoding DUF2249 domain-containing protein: MNTYAATINATEYPPHLKHKVIFETFDQLQPQESMLLINDHDPKPLRFQFQSTHPDGFNWEYIEQGPTTFQVKISKL, from the coding sequence ATGAACACATACGCAGCAACCATTAATGCCACGGAGTATCCACCGCATTTGAAACATAAAGTTATTTTCGAAACGTTTGATCAGTTGCAACCACAGGAATCCATGCTGCTCATTAACGATCACGATCCAAAGCCACTTCGATTCCAGTTCCAGTCCACACATCCCGATGGCTTCAACTGGGAGTATATTGAGCAGGGCCCTACAACCTTCCAAGTCAAAATCAGTAAATTATAG
- a CDS encoding DUF2249 domain-containing protein → MSPSDVHIVELDVRPHLSKKLEPFQLIMDTVKGLQHEDVFVLHAPFKPTPLLGILKMKGYSSTSERKGSDHWVTTFVHKKNKTGAKALSAMVLSGSEADSEPGSDVESASCKGHPEEQAVAIENLELLQAPTVILDNRGLEPPQPMMRTLAALERCKPGEVVLIHNDRVPVFLIEELNNLGCPYTVEDQADGTAKVRIEKG, encoded by the coding sequence ATGTCTCCATCTGATGTCCATATTGTTGAATTGGATGTGCGTCCTCATCTGAGTAAAAAGCTCGAGCCATTCCAACTGATCATGGACACGGTCAAAGGCCTTCAGCATGAAGATGTCTTTGTACTCCATGCTCCATTCAAACCCACGCCTCTGCTTGGTATTCTCAAGATGAAAGGATACTCAAGCACATCGGAACGAAAGGGTTCGGATCACTGGGTTACCACGTTTGTGCACAAAAAAAACAAAACCGGTGCAAAAGCCTTATCTGCAATGGTTTTATCTGGATCGGAAGCTGATTCTGAGCCCGGTTCAGACGTAGAATCAGCTTCATGCAAAGGACATCCGGAGGAACAAGCTGTTGCGATTGAAAACCTTGAACTTCTACAGGCGCCCACCGTTATACTGGACAATCGCGGATTGGAACCGCCACAACCCATGATGCGAACACTTGCCGCACTGGAGCGTTGCAAACCTGGGGAAGTCGTGCTGATCCACAATGACCGTGTGCCTGTCTTCTTGATAGAAGAGTTAAATAATCTCGGTTGCCCCTACACGGTTGAAGATCAAGCCGATGGTACGGCCAAAGTGAGAATTGAAAAAGGGTAA
- a CDS encoding metal-sulfur cluster assembly factor, whose product MEQTTHLLECLKEVYDPELGVNIVDLGLVYEVREEPERVHVRMTLTTPGCPLHDTIVGAVKWVLQENTNKTDIDVQVVWEPQWSPQLMSNEAKEMLGYF is encoded by the coding sequence ATGGAACAAACCACGCATTTGCTGGAATGTCTGAAGGAAGTGTATGACCCTGAATTAGGTGTTAATATCGTTGACCTGGGTCTCGTATATGAAGTAAGGGAAGAACCTGAACGGGTACATGTACGGATGACGCTGACTACACCAGGTTGTCCGTTGCATGATACAATTGTCGGTGCGGTGAAATGGGTTTTGCAGGAAAATACAAATAAGACCGATATTGATGTTCAAGTCGTGTGGGAGCCACAATGGTCTCCACAGCTGATGTCGAATGAAGCCAAGGAAATGCTGGGATACTTCTAG
- a CDS encoding cupin domain-containing protein, protein MMCITSLQEVKAFSEDRFTKRVLFQQGGGVTFVLHFLPGQQLPVHKHPGTDVILLVVEGTGTLILDGNEQVVKQEDVIHCGGEAEFAFHNTGDQEVRLFVVLNKVSAASYAKDI, encoded by the coding sequence ATGATGTGTATTACGTCATTGCAAGAAGTCAAAGCATTCAGTGAGGACCGTTTTACGAAAAGGGTTTTATTCCAACAGGGTGGCGGAGTGACCTTTGTACTTCATTTTCTGCCAGGTCAGCAGCTTCCTGTTCATAAACATCCGGGCACAGACGTTATTTTACTGGTAGTCGAAGGCACAGGTACACTTATTCTGGATGGAAATGAACAAGTGGTGAAACAAGAGGATGTGATCCATTGCGGCGGTGAAGCAGAGTTCGCATTCCATAATACAGGAGATCAGGAGGTTCGTTTGTTCGTGGTGTTAAACAAAGTGTCAGCAGCATCCTATGCTAAGGACATCTAA
- a CDS encoding ABC transporter permease, which produces MSFPQFAFNNIRRNGRAYIAFFLSSVFMVMIFFAYAVFIYHPYVKELPMGDTTATGMQVASIIVYVFAFFFVMYSISAFLKSRNKEFGILTILGAEPAQIRRLVILENMLIGCLSIIAGIGGGMLLSKLFLMLTTRFIGMDDLPFYFPIKAILITIGAFLLLFFCISLFTLVFIGNKRTLELLTGTNKPKKEPKASWFFSLLGFALLTVGFVVLRSGLNGGTIMLAAVTGIAGTYFFYSQLSVLIIRLLKRNRKTVWHGTRLLWISEMSYKMKDNARMLFMVTVVIAIASMSAVVILSLDQENREQFTNNDFPVKYNVYTPSDQMDMSTIDSRLEAAGLDYQQVYLEYFWSDADQSAVSVMPLSHYNRFNTILGKKTFQLDSGSALFVDSRNEKDQDQIDRNRFRNYAEGDTLTLNLEAGSMQATVTATDVETRFATLIYSTAVVVLPDEKFEEITQQIQGNRLSGKVLYQIPAWGHAVPDRHSSEAMVSDQLLSSADTIRSDNVSSDENYSGFLTTRYGDFERYRQGTALFTFLGIFIGLIFSISSASFLYFRLHTDLEADGKMVHSLSKMGLSFDEMKRSSTVQIAILFFLPIGVAIIETLVVVKPFLTEFGITNYTVPVLTVFGAFLLAQTFYFFVIRSRYISSLRKMMV; this is translated from the coding sequence ATGAGCTTTCCTCAGTTCGCGTTTAACAATATTCGTCGAAATGGGCGAGCGTATATTGCTTTTTTTCTAAGTAGTGTGTTTATGGTCATGATTTTCTTCGCCTATGCGGTGTTCATCTATCATCCGTATGTGAAAGAGTTGCCGATGGGTGACACAACTGCTACGGGGATGCAGGTGGCTTCGATTATCGTGTATGTGTTTGCATTTTTCTTTGTTATGTATTCCATCAGTGCTTTTCTCAAATCACGGAACAAGGAGTTTGGCATTCTGACCATACTCGGTGCAGAGCCCGCACAGATTCGTAGATTGGTCATTTTGGAAAACATGTTGATCGGCTGCTTGTCCATTATTGCCGGTATAGGCGGAGGCATGTTGTTGTCCAAGTTGTTCCTGATGTTAACCACTCGTTTTATCGGGATGGATGATTTGCCTTTTTATTTTCCAATTAAAGCGATTCTGATTACGATCGGGGCCTTTCTGTTATTATTTTTCTGCATTTCACTTTTTACATTGGTTTTTATCGGAAATAAACGGACGTTAGAACTTCTAACGGGAACCAACAAACCTAAAAAAGAGCCCAAAGCTTCATGGTTCTTCTCACTTTTGGGTTTTGCATTACTTACAGTCGGTTTTGTGGTACTCCGCAGCGGGTTAAATGGCGGAACAATCATGCTTGCAGCAGTAACAGGGATAGCCGGGACGTATTTTTTCTATTCACAACTTTCCGTGCTCATCATCCGTTTATTGAAGCGTAATCGTAAAACGGTATGGCATGGTACACGTCTGTTGTGGATCTCAGAGATGAGCTACAAAATGAAGGATAATGCTCGCATGCTCTTCATGGTGACCGTAGTGATTGCGATTGCTTCAATGAGTGCAGTTGTAATTTTGTCACTGGATCAGGAGAACCGGGAGCAGTTTACCAATAACGATTTTCCAGTCAAATACAATGTGTACACTCCTTCGGATCAAATGGATATGAGCACTATTGATTCGAGACTTGAAGCTGCAGGCTTGGATTATCAGCAAGTGTATCTTGAGTACTTCTGGTCTGATGCGGATCAGAGTGCTGTCTCGGTCATGCCGCTCAGTCATTACAACCGATTCAATACAATCCTAGGAAAAAAGACATTCCAATTGGATTCAGGCTCAGCATTATTCGTAGATTCGCGTAATGAGAAGGATCAGGATCAGATTGATCGCAACAGGTTTCGCAATTATGCGGAAGGAGACACCTTGACCCTGAATCTGGAAGCTGGCTCAATGCAAGCAACAGTTACAGCTACGGATGTTGAGACACGGTTTGCAACCTTGATCTATTCAACTGCTGTGGTTGTCCTCCCGGATGAGAAGTTTGAAGAGATCACACAACAGATCCAAGGAAACAGGTTATCTGGCAAGGTTCTGTATCAGATTCCTGCCTGGGGTCATGCTGTACCGGACAGGCACTCCTCGGAAGCCATGGTTAGCGATCAGCTCCTGTCGTCCGCAGATACCATTCGAAGCGATAATGTTTCTTCGGATGAGAATTACTCCGGGTTTCTGACCACTCGATATGGAGATTTTGAGAGATATAGACAGGGGACAGCACTCTTCACCTTTCTTGGCATATTTATCGGATTAATCTTCTCCATCTCTTCCGCAAGCTTTCTGTATTTCAGACTGCATACCGATCTTGAAGCAGATGGGAAAATGGTGCATTCTCTTTCGAAAATGGGTCTTAGTTTCGACGAGATGAAACGATCATCCACTGTTCAGATTGCCATTCTGTTCTTCTTACCAATTGGGGTAGCTATCATTGAAACGTTGGTAGTGGTGAAGCCATTCCTGACTGAATTCGGTATCACCAATTATACGGTTCCGGTGTTGACTGTATTTGGGGCGTTTCTCCTTGCACAGACATTTTATTTCTTCGTTATCCGTTCCAGATATATATCTTCTCTGCGCAAAATGATGGTTTAG
- a CDS encoding ABC transporter ATP-binding protein: MEMLQVSALNKVYQGKVQTQALSDIHLTIKQGEFVGIMGPSGSGKTTLLNMVSTIDEPSSGKVLINGMNPFDMRKKELAMFRRRELGFVLQDFNLLDTLTVAENIVLPLTLDKVKLKEMESRLQRITTKLGIDHILDKRVYEISGGQRQRTAIARSMINMPSIVLADEPTGALDSTSSQAVMESLEQMNQQEKTTIMLVTHDPLAASYCNRIVFIKDGKLAAEVHRGDNRQTFFQRIIDTLSFWGGNSHELSSVRV, from the coding sequence ATGGAAATGTTACAGGTATCGGCACTCAATAAAGTGTATCAGGGCAAAGTGCAAACCCAAGCCCTTAGTGATATTCATCTGACAATCAAGCAAGGTGAGTTTGTGGGTATTATGGGTCCGTCGGGCAGCGGCAAAACCACGTTGTTAAACATGGTCTCGACCATTGATGAACCCAGCTCGGGCAAGGTGCTGATTAATGGCATGAACCCGTTTGATATGAGAAAGAAAGAACTTGCTATGTTCCGGCGTCGGGAACTCGGATTTGTCTTACAGGATTTCAATCTGTTGGACACGCTGACGGTTGCTGAGAATATTGTACTTCCACTGACACTGGACAAGGTCAAACTGAAGGAGATGGAGAGTAGACTACAACGCATTACAACCAAGCTCGGGATAGATCACATTCTGGATAAACGAGTCTACGAAATTTCGGGCGGACAGCGACAGCGGACAGCCATTGCGAGATCCATGATTAATATGCCTTCGATTGTATTGGCGGATGAACCCACCGGCGCCCTGGATTCTACGTCATCTCAGGCGGTCATGGAGTCGCTTGAACAGATGAACCAGCAGGAGAAAACGACCATTATGCTGGTTACACACGATCCCCTTGCTGCAAGTTATTGCAACCGAATCGTGTTCATCAAGGATGGAAAACTGGCAGCCGAAGTGCACCGCGGAGATAATCGACAGACGTTCTTCCAGCGGATTATCGACACCTTATCTTTCTGGGGAGGGAATTCACATGAGCTTTCCTCAGTTCGCGTTTAA
- a CDS encoding sensor histidine kinase, whose protein sequence is MRLFLKDHQMLVGFYVLQMLLVPCVYWLSGEGRPMKIVLYGMLISTVVLMVYLVIRYLQLRAYYRLLQQPRKRVNEPFQTLGNSVVAEAIQELLHELERNRQNEMGQLRTSKEQQVVFMNRWVHQMKTPLSIIQLTLEDVDDETAGSIQDELDKLRKGLEMVLHSSRLEQFEGDFRVELLSLQEVLRSGIAENRRLFIRRGITPDIRMEGDLQIYSDSKWLRFMFTQILTNAVNYSDSKSGKKVIITGYKQEERTILDIQDEGIGISSEDIHRVFNPYFTGERGRQYHESTGMGLYLVREISARLDNRVELFSEPNEGTLVRFSWVHTKYPK, encoded by the coding sequence ATGAGACTTTTTCTGAAAGACCACCAGATGTTAGTCGGATTTTATGTGCTGCAGATGCTGCTGGTTCCGTGTGTGTATTGGCTTTCTGGTGAGGGCCGTCCGATGAAAATTGTCCTCTATGGCATGCTGATTAGTACCGTGGTGCTGATGGTCTATCTGGTCATTCGTTACTTGCAGTTGCGAGCGTATTATCGTCTACTTCAACAACCACGTAAACGGGTAAACGAGCCTTTCCAAACACTTGGAAATTCGGTCGTGGCGGAAGCCATCCAGGAATTGTTACATGAATTGGAGCGTAATCGACAGAATGAGATGGGTCAATTACGTACTAGCAAGGAACAGCAGGTGGTATTCATGAATCGCTGGGTTCATCAGATGAAGACACCGTTGTCCATCATTCAACTGACCTTGGAGGATGTGGACGATGAGACGGCTGGCAGTATTCAGGATGAGCTGGATAAGCTGCGCAAAGGACTTGAAATGGTCTTGCATTCATCACGGCTTGAACAGTTCGAAGGGGATTTTCGAGTGGAGCTGTTGTCTTTGCAAGAAGTACTTCGGAGCGGTATAGCCGAGAACCGACGTTTATTTATTCGCAGAGGCATTACACCGGATATCCGGATGGAGGGCGACCTTCAGATCTACAGTGATTCCAAGTGGCTGCGGTTCATGTTTACCCAGATTTTGACCAATGCCGTGAACTATTCCGATAGCAAATCAGGCAAAAAAGTGATCATTACAGGCTATAAACAGGAAGAGCGTACAATCCTGGACATTCAGGATGAGGGAATCGGCATCTCGTCCGAGGATATTCATCGCGTGTTCAATCCCTATTTTACAGGCGAACGGGGCAGGCAATACCACGAATCCACAGGGATGGGGTTATATCTGGTTCGTGAGATCAGTGCCCGCCTGGATAACCGTGTGGAGTTGTTTTCGGAGCCGAATGAGGGAACGTTGGTCAGATTCAGCTGGGTTCATACGAAATATCCGAAGTAA
- a CDS encoding response regulator transcription factor, whose amino-acid sequence MQSILLVEDDAKLAGLLAAYLTRNGFQVQVTEDFRHVLDEFVKMEPDLVLMDVNLPQYDGYYWCRQIRTHSICPILFISARDSGMDQIMALEHGADDYITKPFQYEVVLAKVRSQLRRAYGSYAAVQQEVKVKNGPMILYPERFVLEYDERSTELTQKEAMLVEALMAKAGRVVSREKLLEQMWEDQHFIDDNTLNVYITRVRRKLKELGAEEILETVRGAGYRVLDLGSSAQGKGI is encoded by the coding sequence ATGCAGTCGATATTATTGGTTGAAGATGATGCGAAGCTTGCAGGATTGCTGGCCGCTTATCTGACCCGAAATGGATTTCAGGTACAGGTCACAGAAGATTTTCGTCATGTACTGGATGAATTCGTGAAGATGGAACCGGATCTTGTGCTGATGGATGTGAACTTGCCTCAATATGATGGCTATTATTGGTGCAGACAGATACGCACACATTCCATATGTCCTATTTTATTCATATCGGCTCGTGACAGTGGTATGGATCAGATTATGGCGTTGGAACATGGAGCGGATGATTATATTACGAAACCTTTTCAATATGAAGTCGTTCTTGCCAAAGTCCGCAGTCAGCTGCGCAGAGCCTATGGTTCTTACGCTGCTGTGCAGCAGGAAGTGAAGGTGAAGAACGGCCCCATGATCCTCTATCCTGAGCGATTTGTACTGGAATATGATGAACGTTCTACAGAGCTAACACAAAAGGAAGCCATGTTGGTGGAAGCACTAATGGCGAAGGCAGGGCGGGTTGTGAGTCGGGAAAAATTGCTTGAACAGATGTGGGAAGATCAGCATTTTATTGATGACAATACGTTGAATGTATATATTACACGTGTTCGTCGGAAGTTGAAGGAGCTGGGTGCAGAAGAGATTTTGGAGACGGTTCGCGGAGCGGGTTATCGCGTGTTAGATCTGGGTTCTTCCGCACAGGGGAAAGGGATATGA
- a CDS encoding sugar kinase — translation MSEHKLILVKRRTRLEELVVRYNTVQQAQFYIERLGADFSDYMEEDRRYRQSVQQAQQQLGQLGRVQTIDREHVPNFIFGEQDIVVVVGQDGLVANTLKYVTEQPLIGVNPDPMRWDGVLLPFTVEDLSFILPDVIRKQRTLKEVTLAKVELNDGQYLYGVNDLFIGRKTHVSARYEVRLGSSAEQQSSSGIIVSTGMGSTGWFKSVLAGATGIVGSAAWQNMNSEAEVATASASIHGSRQELNHFNWDAPYLYFSVREPFPSRTTAANLVFGQIHSKQPLHIVSQMPEDGVIFSDGVEQDFLEFNSGVEAIIGLAEKRGRLVV, via the coding sequence ATGAGCGAACACAAGCTGATACTGGTGAAGCGCCGGACCAGACTGGAAGAGCTGGTGGTTCGATATAACACGGTACAGCAAGCCCAGTTCTATATTGAACGTCTGGGCGCAGACTTTAGTGATTATATGGAGGAAGACCGTCGTTATCGTCAATCCGTACAGCAGGCTCAGCAGCAACTGGGACAATTGGGTCGTGTACAGACCATTGATCGGGAACATGTGCCCAATTTTATCTTTGGAGAGCAGGATATCGTGGTTGTGGTGGGACAGGATGGGCTTGTAGCTAATACCCTCAAGTATGTAACTGAGCAGCCGCTCATCGGTGTGAATCCGGACCCGATGCGGTGGGACGGGGTATTATTACCTTTTACCGTGGAGGATCTCAGCTTCATTCTCCCTGATGTCATTCGAAAGCAACGAACCTTGAAAGAAGTCACTCTCGCCAAAGTAGAACTCAATGATGGGCAGTATCTATATGGTGTGAACGATCTGTTCATTGGTCGAAAGACGCATGTGTCGGCTCGTTATGAAGTGCGTCTGGGTTCATCCGCAGAACAACAATCTTCCAGTGGTATCATTGTCTCCACAGGCATGGGATCGACTGGCTGGTTCAAAAGTGTGCTGGCGGGAGCTACCGGAATTGTAGGATCGGCGGCATGGCAGAACATGAATTCCGAAGCTGAGGTTGCTACAGCATCTGCATCCATTCATGGAAGCAGGCAGGAGCTGAATCATTTTAACTGGGATGCGCCTTACTTATATTTTTCAGTACGTGAACCGTTCCCGAGCCGGACGACAGCAGCCAATCTGGTGTTTGGACAGATTCATTCGAAGCAGCCATTGCACATTGTATCCCAGATGCCAGAGGATGGTGTCATTTTCAGTGATGGAGTTGAGCAGGACTTTCTTGAGTTTAACTCAGGGGTTGAAGCTATCATTGGTTTGGCAGAGAAGAGAGGACGCCTCGTGGTCTGA
- a CDS encoding SPFH domain-containing protein — MFGFRFAKFQPSEYVMKVKNGEVQRQGVGLSFYYYEPTTSVVVLPVSSVDVPFMFEEITADYQTVTVQGQLSYRIVDYLKITQSLNYTYNLRKNRYISDDPGKLDQRVITTAKVLTKKHLEQMPLKEAIQSSERLASSMKREVVQSEELEKLGVELMSLSILAILPNKETMRALEAQAREEILRQADEALYVRRNASIEQERRVKENELNTEIAVETKKQQIRETQLQAERSVKQKQNEMEQEQLQFNTAMEERKQQLIELTIANHNAEADAKAYEIAAVMNSLQNVQPNVLQAMANMGMNSDKLIALAFQELAENAGKIGQLNISPDLLQGLMSPAPGRDQGGRAR, encoded by the coding sequence ATGTTTGGATTTCGATTTGCGAAGTTTCAACCCAGTGAATATGTAATGAAGGTGAAAAATGGTGAGGTACAGCGTCAAGGTGTGGGATTATCCTTCTATTATTATGAGCCAACCACATCGGTAGTCGTTCTACCCGTATCCTCGGTAGATGTACCGTTCATGTTCGAAGAGATTACGGCTGACTATCAGACCGTTACTGTGCAAGGGCAGCTAAGCTATCGCATTGTAGATTATTTGAAAATAACGCAGAGTCTGAATTACACGTACAATTTGCGCAAGAATCGGTATATCTCCGACGATCCAGGTAAGCTGGATCAACGGGTAATCACCACAGCCAAAGTGTTAACCAAGAAACATCTGGAGCAAATGCCGCTGAAGGAGGCTATTCAATCCAGTGAACGGCTGGCAAGCAGCATGAAACGCGAAGTTGTGCAAAGTGAAGAGTTGGAGAAACTGGGCGTTGAGCTGATGAGTCTGTCCATCCTGGCCATTTTGCCTAATAAAGAGACGATGCGTGCATTGGAAGCACAAGCACGGGAAGAGATTTTGCGTCAGGCAGATGAAGCGCTGTATGTGCGTCGGAATGCATCGATTGAACAGGAAAGACGAGTGAAAGAGAACGAACTGAATACGGAAATTGCCGTGGAGACGAAGAAACAGCAAATTCGTGAGACCCAATTACAGGCAGAACGCTCGGTGAAACAGAAACAAAATGAGATGGAACAGGAACAGCTACAGTTCAATACAGCGATGGAGGAACGTAAGCAGCAGCTCATTGAGTTAACCATTGCCAATCACAATGCTGAAGCGGATGCCAAAGCGTATGAGATTGCTGCCGTGATGAATTCATTGCAAAATGTACAGCCGAATGTACTGCAAGCGATGGCGAACATGGGCATGAATTCCGATAAGCTGATCGCACTCGCGTTCCAGGAACTGGCTGAAAATGCAGGCAAGATCGGACAGCTTAATATCTCGCCGGATCTGTTGCAGGGATTAATGTCTCCTGCGCCGGGCAGAGATCAGGGAGGACGAGCGAGATGA